The sequence TGAATATGTTGGTAAATTTCAAACATGCCTCTAAAGTTAGAAGTGATTCCTTGTTATAGACACATATCTTATAGTGCTAAAACTATTACATATAAATGACTACTATTACTTATAAATGACTCATAAATAAATTTGTGATAATTTAAAATTTACTTGACTCATAGATTAGAAAATCTAGGTGATTTGGGCTCTTGACAATTGTCATTATATTCACTGAAATTAAATTGTTTCATAAAAACTATTTACTAATTAGCAAAGATTTTCCACTAAAACATTCTTTGATGAACTGATAAAACATTGTAGAAATATTTAATGAAAGGGTCATAGTTTTGTACAACACACATTTTTCTAATAAAAAGATTGCCATAAAATGAAACACAATATTGGTACATAGCTCTAGAATACATTACTGAATGCCATTCTGAAAAATGAGGATTACTCAATATTACCGTATGAATCTCATAGATAATTTTGAGGAATAGGAGGTGATATAATTCCTTAGTGATACCATATGGATCTCATGGATAATTTTGAAAACTAAAAAGCGATACAATTACCCTTTTCCAATACGTTCAAAACATAAAGACAAAAGCCATACAACACAACTAAATATTTTTACGAtcaatgaaaaatataaaagaTCTAATTTAACAAATCTTTATGCATCTTATACATCTACATGCAAGAAAAACATCAGCCGGGGCAAGAGGGCCCAACCCTACCGGCTCTTGACCCCACTCTTTGCCCTACTCTCTAGAACCAAAAATTGAGCAATCATTACAACACTTAAAGTGTATTGCACATTTGATTACAAGCCCAAGCCCAGCGAAAAACCCTAATAGAGCTAGTATGATAGCTAATGTAGTAATTGAGTGCTTTTTTCGGTTATCCGTTGTGTCCCATGAATATTGAGATGAAAAATTCCAAACGTGTACAACATGCATCTCAATTGCAGCCCCAGTGGAGGCCGAGAAGCCAACCTTGACGAAGCGGGGAAGGACCTTCCTCAGGTCTATAGTATACTGCAACATCGGACTTTTTGGTTTAGATGGACTTTGTGTCATTCTACCATTGTAATCCACCCATGCATACCATTTTTCTCCGTTGTTGAGACTAACGCCTGGGTAAATATCATTTACTAAAGCAGCTATCATTGATCTGATGCTGTTGACATCAATTCCTACATGGTTATCATCGGGATCGAAATTATTCTAGAAAGAATCGAACTCCACAGCCACAATCTGATTGGATGAGTTCCCGTCTGTTTCAGTTTTAAACAGGCCGAGACATTCACCAGGATCACCATCAGAGGACTGGAAGTCAGGGGGAGCGAAAAACATAGCGAGTCCGTCTCCGCTGTGATTAACACCACATCCGGGCATCCTGAATTGGAAATGTGTAGAAAAACTTGCAGGAACCTGAGAGCAATCGTCCCACAAAGGAATGATGTTGGCAGATATTGACCACCCGATGCTCCCTGCGCTATTGTTGTTGAATTGGCATGTTGTAAGCTGGATCACGTCCATATTAATGGAAGCATCTCCTGACAGATGGATATCCGTTTTGGGAGGAAAATTAAAATTAACGTTTCGTCCATTTGAGAAATGCCAGAAAGAAGAAGTAATACATAAGTATAAAAGGAATCCTGCCCTGTAGTTTGCCATGGGGATTTACCTGTTCAGAGAATgaataaatgaattattttaatattgtttatGCAATTCAGTTGATGTATTCAAAAAATAGTAATTAGCATCTGTATTCAAAGTGCCATTTATTTTAACAGAATCCTTTGAGAATGAAATAAAACACGACAAACAGGGATCCAAATGACTTACCTCGAGATTATCTGCACAAATTGTGTCGTGCTGCTAACTATGGGGACGAGAAAAATGGGGAGTGTTTGCAGGAAAAAAATAAGGAAACCCTACCACAACCGAAATTCTTTTAAAATGAGACGAACCGAAACTAATCTTTGACAACAAACGAAAAGTAGATCTGAGACAGGAGTTTTGCAGCCTattaaaaagaaattttttgtcaaaTTCGTTTTAAAGGCGTGAGACGAGGAATATTTCGTCTGGCTCAAAATTGTTTTTCGAAGAGATGGCTTCCCTAATTTTCTCTTTCAATCTGGGCCGACTTTGGGAATATGCTGTGATTTGctcttaaattttattttaaaagcaAAGCGCGTTCCCTGAAACGCGCATTtccttttaaataaattataaaacaaaatgaCAAGGGCGGAAAATGTCACATAAACGACCCCATGCTCCGATTTTGTGGAGGCAAGTGGGTGTCACGGCTATTTCCATCATATTTTCATACATCAAACCAAATATTACGTCGAGATATCTTTTTCTCGACCATTCTCCTACAACTTTCCATATCTGTTTTTAGGGCAGGTATTATAATTATCTTTGcgtgtttttatatatatatagggtaCTTGGATATGAGATATCCTTGTgagcaggcctggaatttgacagccACCTTTATCTGTCAAATGAATTTTTTTGACAGTTTGGTTGTTTTGATGACTTTCATTTGACGTTTTCAGAAAAATATTAGTTGTCAAAAAGATTAACATATGACAAAATCTTAAATTTTATGTATTAGGATAAGTTTCTAAATTTAACTTGAagacaatcttattaaaaatatgtaaaaatttagatttactaagtttctaaattcatataaaaatatacAAACTATTcttaaaaatcatattaaaatattttaaaattgattcAATTATCACAAGTTTAAATTCATATAAGAATTTACAAACTAttataaaaaatcatattaaaatatttcaaaattgattcaattatacaagtttctaaattcatataagaaaatagaaactatcctaaaagaaatattaaaatattttttaaaattagaaacaatAATATCTTACcgttttaaaatattctaaat is a genomic window of Cryptomeria japonica chromosome 7, Sugi_1.0, whole genome shotgun sequence containing:
- the LOC131856949 gene encoding bark leucoagglutinin-like: MANYRAGFLLYLCITSSFWHFSNGRNVNFNFPPKTDIHLSGDASINMDVIQLTTCQFNNNSAGSIGWSISANIIPLWDDCSQVPASFSTHFQFRMPGCGVNHSGDGLAMFFAPPDFQSSDGDPGECLGLFKTETDGNSSNQIVAVEFDSF